Within Acidobacteriota bacterium, the genomic segment GATCAGCGATTCGGGCAAGGCGCCGCAATCGACGACGATAAAGGGGCGCTCGGCACGACCGCTCAGCCGATGCAGATGGCGGGCCATCACTTCCTTGCCGGTGCCGGTCTCACCCGTCAGGCAGATCGTCGCCTCCGAAGGTGCCACGCGCCGCAACAGCTCCAGAGTCCGCCGCATCGCCGCACATTCGGCAACCGGCTCAGCGGCGCCGAGACGAGCCTTGAGCGCCGCGTTCTCGGCCTCCAACCGCTGCCGTTGCTCGCCCTCGCGGCGCCTCTCCTCGGCTCGGTCGATGGCTCGGCTGGCCTGCACCGCCAGGGCGGTGAGCACGGTCAGCTCGGCAGCGCCGAAGCGTGTTGCCGGACTCAGGCTATCGACGTAGAGCACCCCCCGGGCACCGTCCGGGCCAGGCAGGGGGACACAGACGACGCTCTGCCGCCGGCTGTGGTGGAGGCTGGGCGGCAGGGTCTGCTCGCGGCCAGCGGCGCCGGCGTCGGCGAGAACTACCGGACGATTGGCCTGCACCGCGCGCCGCGGCAGGGAGCGGGTCAACACCTCGTCGAGCGAGAGATCGCCGGCCCGCAGGTCGCGCGCCAGCGCGACCTCCAGGCGGTCTTGTGCGGTGCTCAGAAAGAGTGCTCCACGCTCACCACCACCGATTCGGATGCCGGAATCGACCAGCGCTCGGAGGGTCTCTTCCAGGTCGTAGGCCTGGGCCAGCTCGCCCAAGGCATCGAGCAGT encodes:
- a CDS encoding sigma 54-interacting transcriptional regulator codes for the protein MRPQLVIHPGGARQEVLQRTPIVLGRAPDCDVVLDDETVSRCHCRLSPAAGDNWQVEDLGSRGGTFLDGEAVVEPAVVPFGSWLRIGATVIQLVGREEGGLILSGEPIRDALLLGQLLDALGELAQAYDLEETLRALVDSGIRIGGGERGALFLSTAQDRLEVALARDLRAGDLSLDEVLTRSLPRRAVQANRPVVLADAGAAGREQTLPPSLHHSRRQSVVCVPLPGPDGARGVLYVDSLSPATRFGAAELTVLTALAVQASRAIDRAEERRREGEQRQRLEAENAALKARLGAAEPVAECAAMRRTLELLRRVAPSEATICLTGETGTGKEVMARHLHRLSGRAERPFIVVDCGALPESLI